Part of the Tolypothrix sp. PCC 7910 genome, CCATTTTGCGGATGTGTATCTTCTCTTTGGCGCACCTGGATGGAAAACCGGTTTTCGTGGTTGAATGTCCCAATCAAGCTGTAGCCAAGCGACTCAGCCGCAAAACCTATCCTTTTCGAGGTATTGTTTATTATTTAACTGACTATCTGGATGGTCAAGACCGCACTTTATTTTGCTACCAAGAACCCAAAAGTGCAACATGGTGCTGTTTTGACACGAGTACCCATTCTTGGAAAAACGTGAGTAATTTGCAAGCGCCTACTGCATCAACTGATAGTCAATAGTTGATGACAGAGAACAACTTTCATGGTTCTGTGTTTTAACGTGGTAAGAGATTAACTGAGGTTAATCGCTATTTTCAGCTTACTACCTGTCCCTTTCGCGATCCTGAACTCAGGTTAGGTGCGATTTTGGTTTGTTGCTAAACCTGCAACAAATGCGCCTAAGATTGAGCCTACCCACAGTCCGGTTATGCTACCTTGCCAAATTGCACCTGGTGTTACCCAAGTGTTGCATATTTGTTTGAAAGCCCAATTCTGATTTTGGCACTTCTGGCTATGCAGCATCAGGGTGAGTTGTCCACTCATGTAACCGCCAAAAAACCCTGATGATAGCGCTACTAAGGTACAAATTAAAATTCTATTTTTAGCCATATATCAAAGGTCAAGGGTCAAAGGTCAAGAGTCAAAGGTCAAACAAATCTGGATTTTTGACTGTTGACTCTTGACTCAACTACTAAATCAACCAGTATTTCTCATACCTGCAGCAATACCGTTAATAGTTAACAATGCGCCTCGCAGTAACTCACCTTTACTGTACCGGGAATGGATAACACCAGATGGGGCAGTATTGCGTGATTGGCGGAGGCGTTTCAGTAGGGAAACCTGAATAAATCCTAAAGGTACAATCGTACCATTGCGTAACTGCACAGAACGCTGTAAAACCGGATCGCCATCTAACAGGCGACTGTGTCCGGTAATTTTTAACACTAAATCTTTGGTGAGATAGTATTCACTAGCAATTTGCTCAAAAACCTTCTCAAATCGGGGCTTATCTTCCGGATTGGATAGTTCTTGGACGTAATGCTGCGCCATTTGCATATCTACTTTTGCTAAGGTCATTTCTGCTTTAGAAATCACCATCTTGAAGAATGGCCACTTAACGTAAAAGTAGCGTAGCAATTTCAAGTGTTCTTCTGGCTCTGCTTGCAAAAATTCTTGCAAAGCTGTACCTACACCATACCAGGAAGGCAGTAAAAATCTCGTTTGCGTCCAACTAAATACCCAAGGAATCGCTCTCAGGCTGCTTAAATCTTTCTTACCCGATGGCCGACGTGCGGGACGGGAGCTAATTTGCAACTGGCTAATTTCTTCAATGGGAGTTACTTGGTGGAAGAAGTCAATGAAATCGGGTTGCTCATAAATCAAAGCTCGATAATGAGAACGCGATCGCGCTGCTAATTCCTCCATAATTTCGTTCCAAGGTTCAATATCATCGAAACCTGTCCGCAGTAAGCTGGCTTGAATTACAGCCGTGGTGATAGTTTCCAGGTTGTACAAAGCCAAATCCATTAGCGAATATTTAGAAGCTAACACTTCCCCTTGTTCAGTAATTTTGATTCTGCCATTAATGCTGTGACCAGGTTGGGCTAAAATCGCTTCGTAAGCTGGGCCGCCACCTCTACCTACAGAACCACCACGTCCGTGAAAAATTCGTAAATTCACGCCGTATTTTTCTGCTATTTCCTGGAGCGATTTTTGGGCTTTATGAATTTCCCAATTGCTGCTTAAAAAACCAGAGTCTTTATTACTGTCAGAATAGCCTAACATTACTTCTTGCAGGTTCAAGGTCAGCGGACAAGTGGCGTGGATATTGTCTGCGTTTTTCTCATTCGCCTTGACTTGCTCGTAGCCGCCAGCTAATAAAGCTCGATATAACGGTAGCTCAAAAAGTTGCCGCATCACAGTTCTGGAGCGTTGCAAGTCTTCTACCGTTTCAAATAAAGGTACAACTTGAATAGTACCAACTGCGATCGCGGGGTCAAACAGTCTGGCTTCTTTGGCTAATAATAAAACTTCCAGTACGTCGCTGACTTGGCGGCACATACTAATAATGTAAGTTTGGCAGATTTGTACGCCAAACTCTTGTTGTAGCGATCGCAAGACGCGGAAGGTTTGAATGACATCGTTGGTTTTTTCGGAGAATGGTAATTCTGCGGGAATTAAGGGACGGCGAGTTTGTAATTCTCCTGTTAACCAAGCTACCCGCTGCTCTTCTGTCAGATCATTATAAGGTTGGGGTAAGACTTGGAGATATTCCAGAATTTCATTCAGTGCATCCGAATGACGGGAAGATTCTTGACGAATATCTAACTGTGTCAGGTTAAAACCAAAAATTTCTACCTGAGAAATTAAATTATCTAATTCTCGACAGCTTAAACCTGTTTCGGTCAAGTTGCGTTGAATCATTCGCAGTTCAGCCAGAAAATCTGCTCCCGACAGATACATCGGCTTGTCTTCATTCTTGGGTGTTTCCCGCTTATACAAAGCCAAATTGCGATCGCGGGTATTTTCTAGCCTTCTTAAAACATAAGATAACTTCAGTCGATAAGGTTCTTGACGATAACGAAGTGCTAAAGCGTCATAGATTTCGCTTAACTGTGACTGATCCAACTCCAGAGATTCCAGTAAATCTGGAAGGACAT contains:
- the ppc gene encoding phosphoenolpyruvate carboxylase, with translation MSSVLYSLSQAAKIYPASELFLRHRLQIVEELWEAVLRQECGQKMVDLLEQLRALCSPEGQATHDQAESAVKLIEQLNINEAIRAARAFALYFQLINIIEQEYEQRQQLTRYSEAEAELEDPEILPNITYSSNQLENDAPVNRGIGADLLAKSWLAKEKDKQKGTFAALFPHLFKLNVPPQQIQRLIAQLDVRLVFTAHPTEIVRHTIRDKQRQVVNLLQKLDTVENRSGSTLGGYPWEAAEIREKLLEEIRLWWRTDELHQFKPTVLDEVDYALHYFQEVLFDGIPQLHKRFTYALNKTFPWLEPPQKNFCSFGSWVGSDRDGNPSVTPDVTWQTACYQRKMVLERYINSVKQLIELLSVSMHWSDVLPDLLESLELDQSQLSEIYDALALRYRQEPYRLKLSYVLRRLENTRDRNLALYKRETPKNEDKPMYLSGADFLAELRMIQRNLTETGLSCRELDNLISQVEIFGFNLTQLDIRQESSRHSDALNEILEYLQVLPQPYNDLTEEQRVAWLTGELQTRRPLIPAELPFSEKTNDVIQTFRVLRSLQQEFGVQICQTYIISMCRQVSDVLEVLLLAKEARLFDPAIAVGTIQVVPLFETVEDLQRSRTVMRQLFELPLYRALLAGGYEQVKANEKNADNIHATCPLTLNLQEVMLGYSDSNKDSGFLSSNWEIHKAQKSLQEIAEKYGVNLRIFHGRGGSVGRGGGPAYEAILAQPGHSINGRIKITEQGEVLASKYSLMDLALYNLETITTAVIQASLLRTGFDDIEPWNEIMEELAARSRSHYRALIYEQPDFIDFFHQVTPIEEISQLQISSRPARRPSGKKDLSSLRAIPWVFSWTQTRFLLPSWYGVGTALQEFLQAEPEEHLKLLRYFYVKWPFFKMVISKAEMTLAKVDMQMAQHYVQELSNPEDKPRFEKVFEQIASEYYLTKDLVLKITGHSRLLDGDPVLQRSVQLRNGTIVPLGFIQVSLLKRLRQSRNTAPSGVIHSRYSKGELLRGALLTINGIAAGMRNTG